In the Streptomyces sp. cg36 genome, one interval contains:
- a CDS encoding FAD-dependent oxidoreductase: protein MDRPGLEVVVNGSHLNPLSRRGLLGAAGAAVAAGGAGALGAPTASAADGTAPQEPPFGPVTVRPGDTRYESLLRGNNFRFVGRPDEIRVVGSTEQVVRAVDDAVRSGRTVAVRSGGHCFENFTADPSVRMLLDLSPMDAVGYDPARGAFSVRPGATLGHVYRTLFKGWGVTVPAGGCPEVGAGGHFAGGGYGPLSRRYGSVVDHLYGVEVVVVGRDGTARAVVATREPDDPHHDLFWAHTGGGGGNFGVVTRYWLRSPGASGSDPARLLPPAPRAQLALLVTWPWDDTMTEQAFTRLLHNFGTWHEGNSAPGSRYAGLYAILIPSHATAGGFLMTVQIDADIPGARQLVEEFLRELYAGTGLRGKETWLTMPWLHPTTWPGTGEPGNVGTRRYKIKAGYLRRSFTAAQLAAIHRNLTNSTGTAGGGMLLVGYGGQVGAVAPTATAVAQREVVMKAVYQTIWSAEQDDAANLAWVRNFYRDVYADTGGVPVPGAVSDGSYINYPDTDLADPEWNTSGVPWHTLYYKDNYPRLQRVKARWDPRDVFQHALSVRP from the coding sequence ATGGACCGGCCCGGACTGGAGGTCGTGGTGAACGGATCCCACCTCAACCCGCTCAGCCGGCGCGGGCTGCTGGGCGCGGCCGGTGCGGCGGTGGCCGCGGGTGGCGCCGGCGCCCTGGGCGCACCCACGGCGTCGGCCGCCGACGGTACGGCCCCGCAGGAGCCGCCGTTCGGGCCGGTGACGGTGCGGCCCGGTGACACCCGGTACGAGAGCCTGCTGCGCGGCAACAACTTTCGTTTCGTCGGACGGCCCGACGAGATCCGTGTCGTCGGCTCGACCGAGCAGGTGGTGCGCGCGGTGGACGACGCCGTGCGTTCCGGTCGTACGGTCGCGGTCCGCAGCGGCGGGCACTGCTTCGAGAACTTCACCGCCGACCCGTCGGTGCGGATGCTCCTCGACCTGTCGCCCATGGACGCCGTCGGATACGACCCGGCGCGCGGCGCGTTCTCGGTGCGGCCCGGAGCCACGCTCGGGCACGTCTACCGCACCCTGTTCAAGGGCTGGGGCGTGACCGTCCCCGCCGGGGGCTGCCCCGAGGTGGGGGCGGGCGGACACTTCGCCGGTGGCGGGTACGGGCCGCTGTCACGCCGGTACGGATCGGTGGTGGACCATCTGTACGGCGTGGAGGTCGTGGTGGTCGGCCGGGACGGCACCGCGCGCGCCGTCGTGGCCACGCGGGAGCCGGACGACCCGCACCACGACCTGTTCTGGGCGCACACGGGCGGGGGCGGCGGGAACTTCGGGGTGGTCACCCGGTACTGGCTGCGTTCACCGGGGGCGAGCGGGAGCGATCCGGCCCGGCTGCTGCCGCCCGCACCGCGCGCACAGCTCGCGCTCCTGGTCACCTGGCCGTGGGACGACACGATGACCGAGCAGGCGTTCACCCGGCTGCTGCACAACTTCGGCACCTGGCACGAAGGCAACAGCGCGCCCGGATCGCGCTACGCGGGGCTGTACGCCATCCTCATCCCCTCCCACGCCACCGCGGGCGGCTTCCTGATGACCGTGCAGATCGACGCGGACATCCCCGGCGCGAGACAGCTGGTCGAGGAGTTCCTGCGCGAGCTGTACGCGGGCACCGGCCTCCGGGGGAAGGAGACCTGGCTGACGATGCCTTGGCTGCACCCGACCACCTGGCCGGGCACCGGCGAACCCGGCAACGTCGGCACCCGCCGGTACAAGATCAAGGCGGGCTATCTGCGCCGCTCGTTCACCGCCGCCCAACTCGCCGCGATCCACCGCAACTTGACCAACAGCACGGGCACGGCGGGCGGCGGGATGCTCCTCGTCGGATACGGCGGCCAGGTCGGCGCGGTGGCCCCGACCGCCACGGCCGTGGCCCAGCGCGAGGTCGTCATGAAGGCCGTCTACCAGACGATCTGGTCCGCCGAGCAGGACGACGCCGCCAACCTCGCCTGGGTCCGGAACTTCTACCGGGACGTGTACGCCGACACCGGCGGCGTCCCCGTGCCCGGCGCCGTCAGCGACGGCTCGTACATCAACTACCCGGACACCGACCTGGCCGACCCCGAGTGGAACACCTCCGGCGTTCCCTGGCACACCCTCTACTACAAGGACAACTACCCGCGCCTCCAGCGCGTCAAGGCCCGCTGGGACCCGCGTGACGTCTTCCAGCACGCCCTGTCGGTCCGGCCGTGA
- the narI gene encoding respiratory nitrate reductase subunit gamma, producing MKHLHIALWGVLPYLVLTVLVAGTAWRHHYDRFGFTTRSSQLHEHRLLRVGGPLFHYGLLFVAAGHAIGLLVPESLTERLHVREWLYHANALAVGGTAGLATLTGLAVLLHRRLHVPAVRAATSRSDRAVYPVLLCVLLAGLTATATTLEHDPYDYRRGVSLWFRSLFTLDPDVSAMAHAPLVYQLHALLGMALFALWPFSRLVHAFTAPLGYLVRPYIVYRSRGTVSS from the coding sequence GTGAAACACCTGCACATCGCCCTGTGGGGCGTGCTGCCCTACCTCGTACTCACCGTCCTCGTCGCGGGCACCGCCTGGCGCCACCACTACGACCGGTTCGGCTTCACCACCCGCTCCAGCCAGCTCCACGAACACCGCTTGCTGCGCGTCGGCGGGCCGCTCTTCCACTACGGACTCCTCTTCGTGGCGGCGGGCCACGCCATCGGGCTGCTGGTGCCGGAATCCCTCACCGAACGCCTCCACGTCCGGGAGTGGCTCTACCACGCCAACGCCCTCGCCGTCGGCGGGACCGCGGGCCTCGCCACCCTCACCGGCCTGGCCGTCCTGCTCCACCGGCGCCTGCACGTGCCCGCCGTGCGTGCCGCCACCAGCCGCAGCGACCGGGCCGTCTACCCGGTCCTGCTCTGCGTCCTCCTGGCCGGTCTCACGGCCACCGCCACCACCCTGGAACACGACCCCTACGACTACCGGCGCGGAGTCTCCCTCTGGTTCCGGTCCCTGTTCACCCTCGACCCCGACGTCTCCGCCATGGCCCACGCGCCGCTGGTCTACCAGCTCCACGCGCTGCTCGGCATGGCCCTGTTCGCCCTGTGGCCCTTCAGCCGCCTGGTCCACGCCTTCACCGCGCCCCTGGGCTATCTCGTCCGCCCGTACATCGTCTACCGCTCCCGGGGGACCGTCTCCTCCTGA
- the narJ gene encoding nitrate reductase molybdenum cofactor assembly chaperone, with protein MSRPVVHQAASLLLGYPGRTWTDRLHTVRTALEPVPGPEVGHLLRFCAEVADTAPLALAAQYVATFDRSGRRCLYLTYYTDGDTRRRGASLARIKSLYREQSWLVPEDELPDHLPLMLEFAARSPEAGVPLLCEYRPALELLRYALEAHHSPYTGVVEAVCRTLPGPRPAGRDAALGLARTGPPVELVGLQPYPPHTPHPPHGEEPTR; from the coding sequence GTGAGCCGCCCGGTCGTCCACCAGGCCGCCTCCCTGCTGCTCGGCTACCCCGGGCGCACCTGGACCGATCGGCTGCACACCGTCCGCACGGCGCTGGAGCCCGTCCCCGGTCCGGAGGTCGGGCATCTGCTGCGCTTCTGCGCCGAGGTGGCGGACACCGCGCCGCTCGCCCTGGCCGCCCAGTACGTCGCCACCTTCGACCGCAGCGGGCGGCGCTGTCTGTACCTGACCTACTACACCGACGGCGACACCCGCCGCCGCGGTGCGTCACTGGCCCGCATCAAGTCCCTCTACCGCGAGCAGAGCTGGCTCGTGCCCGAGGACGAACTGCCCGACCACCTGCCCCTCATGCTCGAATTCGCCGCCCGCAGCCCCGAGGCCGGTGTCCCGCTGCTGTGCGAGTACCGGCCCGCCCTCGAACTGCTGCGCTACGCGCTGGAAGCCCACCACAGCCCCTACACCGGTGTCGTGGAGGCGGTCTGCCGGACCCTGCCCGGCCCGCGCCCCGCCGGGCGTGACGCGGCCCTGGGGCTCGCCCGCACCGGTCCGCCCGTCGAACTCGTCGGCCTCCAGCCCTACCCACCCCACACCCCCCACCCCCCGCACGGGGAGGAGCCCACCCGGTGA
- the narH gene encoding nitrate reductase subunit beta, which produces MARSEHADTPAPGRRRVMAQVAMVMNLDKCIGCHTCSVTCKQTWTNRRGTEYVWFNNVETRPGQGYPRGHEDQEKWKGGWRLKNGRLVPRSGGRARRLAHLFANPDLPALDDCYEPWTYEYENLTTAPLGDDVPTAPPRSLVDGRPTRITWGPNWDDSLGGGPEQLAADPVLRKMNERVRLEYEQAFMFYLPRICEHCLNPSCVAVCPSGALYKRIEDGIVLVDQDRCRGWRMCVTGCPYKKVYFNHQTGKAEKCTFCYPRIEAGEPTVCSETCVGRLRYLGVMLYDPDKVGEAAATEREQDLYEAQLGCFLDPDDPQVARDAEASGIPHDWIEAARRSPVRALITRFRVALPLHPEYRTMPMVWYVPPLSPVVEALTASGHDGEDPAALFGAIDSLRIPLAYLAELFTAGDPAPVEAALCRLAAMRTHMRRVNLGEEQDPRIAGAVGLEAQDVLDLYRLLALAKYDERYVVPTGYTGSPSPGGDLDGCSLDGAGGPGMMPGAGFDADAFHAPPAPGREPESASGSPRGRINLLNWNGKGRPDGLFPRDADGVR; this is translated from the coding sequence ATGGCTCGCAGCGAGCACGCGGACACGCCCGCGCCCGGGCGCCGCAGGGTCATGGCGCAGGTCGCCATGGTCATGAACCTCGACAAGTGCATCGGCTGCCACACCTGCTCGGTCACCTGCAAGCAGACCTGGACCAACCGCCGGGGCACCGAGTACGTCTGGTTCAACAACGTCGAGACCCGCCCCGGACAGGGATACCCCCGGGGCCACGAGGACCAGGAGAAGTGGAAGGGCGGCTGGCGGCTCAAGAACGGCCGTCTGGTGCCCCGCAGCGGAGGCCGGGCCCGCCGCCTGGCGCACCTCTTCGCCAACCCCGACCTGCCCGCGCTGGACGACTGCTACGAGCCGTGGACGTACGAGTACGAGAACCTGACGACCGCGCCGCTCGGCGACGACGTGCCCACCGCCCCGCCGCGCTCCCTAGTCGACGGCCGCCCCACCCGGATCACCTGGGGCCCCAACTGGGACGACAGCCTCGGCGGCGGGCCCGAGCAGCTCGCCGCCGACCCCGTACTGCGCAAGATGAACGAGCGGGTGCGCCTGGAGTACGAGCAGGCGTTCATGTTCTACCTGCCCCGCATCTGCGAGCACTGCCTCAACCCGTCGTGCGTGGCGGTCTGCCCGTCCGGCGCGCTGTACAAGCGGATCGAGGACGGCATCGTCCTCGTCGACCAGGACCGGTGCCGGGGCTGGCGGATGTGCGTGACCGGCTGCCCGTACAAGAAGGTGTACTTCAACCACCAGACCGGCAAGGCCGAGAAGTGCACCTTCTGCTACCCCCGCATCGAGGCGGGGGAGCCCACCGTCTGCTCGGAGACCTGCGTGGGGCGGCTGCGCTACCTCGGCGTCATGCTCTACGACCCGGACAAGGTGGGCGAGGCCGCCGCCACCGAACGGGAGCAGGACCTGTACGAGGCGCAGCTCGGCTGCTTCCTCGACCCCGACGACCCCCAGGTGGCCCGGGACGCCGAGGCGTCGGGCATCCCGCACGACTGGATCGAGGCGGCCCGCCGCTCCCCGGTCCGCGCCCTGATCACCCGCTTCCGGGTGGCGCTGCCGCTGCATCCGGAGTACCGGACGATGCCGATGGTCTGGTACGTGCCCCCGCTCTCCCCGGTGGTGGAGGCGCTGACCGCGAGCGGGCACGACGGCGAGGACCCGGCCGCCCTGTTCGGCGCGATCGACTCGCTGCGCATCCCGCTCGCCTACCTCGCCGAACTCTTCACCGCGGGCGATCCCGCCCCGGTGGAGGCCGCGCTGTGCCGGCTCGCGGCCATGCGCACCCACATGCGGCGGGTCAACCTCGGCGAGGAGCAGGACCCGCGCATCGCCGGGGCGGTCGGCCTGGAGGCCCAGGACGTCCTCGACCTGTACCGGCTCCTGGCGCTCGCCAAGTACGACGAGCGGTACGTGGTGCCCACCGGCTACACCGGATCCCCGTCGCCCGGCGGCGACCTCGACGGGTGCAGTCTCGACGGGGCGGGCGGGCCCGGCATGATGCCCGGCGCGGGCTTCGACGCCGACGCCTTCCACGCCCCGCCCGCGCCCGGCCGCGAGCCCGAGTCCGCCAGTGGCTCACCGCGCGGCCGGATCAACCTCCTCAACTGGAACGGCAAGGGCCGCCCCGACGGTCTGTTCCCCCGTGACGCGGACGGAGTCCGGTGA
- a CDS encoding nitrate reductase subunit alpha: MAADAADQLFKAGQMLRRAPTTPDLRAEFRTDQTVNDRPYRERWAHDRVVRSTHGVNCTGSCSWKVYVKDGLITWETQQTDYPSVGPDRPEYEPRGCPRGASFSWYTYSPTRVRHPMARGVLVEMYREAKRRHGGDPVAAWAEVSADAVKRRRYQSARGHGGFVRVDWEEALELAAAAQVHTLKEYGPDRIAGFSPIPAMSMASHAVGARYHSLIGAPMISFYDWYADLPIASPQVFGDQTDVPESGDWWDAAHLMLWGSNVPVTRTPDAHWMAEARYRGQKVVVVSPDYADATKFADEWLHPHPGTDGALAMAMGHVVLTEYFVRRQVPYFTDYVKRFTDLPFLVALEEHGEGRYVPGKFVTAADLGLAQHAAPETRYWMPVLVDADTDDVVVPRGTLGDRWAKGAEGRWNLDLGGVDPLLTFHHHGDGATAGQGVEVVLPRFDEPGATVTRGVPVRELGGRPVTTVYDLLLAQYAVARPGLRGSWPTGYDDATEPCTPAWQEAVTSVPAGAAVRTAREFARTAEQTRGRCMIVMGAGTNHWFHSDTIYRSFLSLLLLTGCQGVNGGGWAHYVGQEKVRPYTGWQQLASAADWVRPSRQMAGTPYWYLHTDQWRYESYAADALASPTARGTFGGRHTADLVTQSMRLGWMPSYPTFSANPLDLGRQVRESGREPADWVAARLASGELDFAAEAPDAPRNWPRVLTVWRANLIGSSAKGNEYFLRHLLGAQDNARAREAPRDKRPRALEWEEEAPRGKLDLLLTLDFRMTSTTLFSDLVLPAATWYEKHDLSSTDMHPFVHAFTPAINPPWQARTDFEIFHGLARKVSELAEGRLGVAHDLVATALQHDTEGETAQPGGRVTDWRDGRTAPEPGRTAPAVTLVERDYTAVADRLAAFGPLAEEHGMTVKGLTVNPGPEGHWLAARCGTATRGAALGRPLLDTDVKMCEAILALSGTTNGRLAAEGFDRLADRVGEGAGLAELAASVAERRVVFSDTQERPVQVGASFEWSGKEAPDRRYYPFTINTEHNKPWHTLTGRQHFYLDHDWMAELGEQLPLYRPPLNLDELGEPLGPQEPGEGRAVTVRYLTPHSKWSIHSEYQENLLMQTLARGGPVIWMSPQDAEAIGAADNDWVEAVNANGVVVARAVVSHRMPRGTVFMYHVQERLVNVPKAETGGRRGGVHNSLTRLLIKPTHLIGGYGQLSFAPNYYGPTGNQRDAVTTIRRRSQNVEY, translated from the coding sequence ATGGCCGCCGATGCGGCTGATCAGCTGTTCAAGGCGGGCCAGATGTTGCGCAGGGCGCCCACGACGCCCGATCTGCGGGCCGAGTTCCGCACCGATCAGACGGTCAACGACCGCCCCTACCGCGAACGTTGGGCCCACGACCGGGTGGTCCGCTCCACCCACGGCGTCAACTGCACGGGCTCGTGCTCGTGGAAGGTGTACGTCAAGGACGGGCTGATCACCTGGGAGACCCAGCAGACCGACTACCCGAGCGTGGGCCCGGACCGCCCCGAGTACGAGCCGCGCGGCTGCCCGCGCGGCGCCTCGTTCTCCTGGTACACCTACTCGCCCACCCGGGTGCGCCACCCCATGGCGCGCGGTGTGCTCGTCGAGATGTACCGCGAGGCCAAACGGCGCCACGGCGGCGACCCGGTGGCCGCGTGGGCGGAGGTCAGCGCGGACGCGGTCAAACGGCGGCGCTACCAGTCGGCGCGCGGACACGGCGGTTTCGTGCGCGTCGACTGGGAGGAGGCGCTGGAACTCGCGGCGGCGGCCCAGGTCCACACGCTCAAGGAGTACGGGCCGGACCGGATCGCCGGTTTCTCACCGATCCCGGCCATGTCGATGGCCTCGCACGCGGTGGGCGCGCGCTACCACTCCCTGATCGGCGCGCCCATGATCTCCTTCTACGACTGGTACGCCGACCTGCCGATCGCCTCGCCGCAGGTCTTCGGCGACCAGACCGACGTGCCGGAGTCGGGGGACTGGTGGGACGCGGCCCACCTCATGCTCTGGGGCTCGAACGTGCCGGTGACGCGCACACCGGACGCGCACTGGATGGCGGAGGCGCGCTACCGGGGGCAGAAGGTCGTGGTGGTCTCGCCCGACTACGCCGACGCCACGAAGTTCGCCGACGAGTGGCTGCACCCGCACCCCGGGACCGACGGCGCGCTGGCCATGGCGATGGGGCACGTGGTGCTCACCGAGTACTTCGTCCGGCGCCAGGTCCCGTACTTCACCGACTACGTGAAGCGCTTCACCGACCTGCCGTTCCTGGTGGCGCTGGAGGAGCACGGCGAAGGACGGTACGTACCGGGGAAGTTCGTCACCGCCGCCGACCTGGGACTCGCCCAGCACGCGGCCCCCGAGACGCGCTACTGGATGCCGGTGCTCGTCGACGCCGACACCGACGACGTGGTCGTTCCCCGCGGGACGCTCGGCGACCGCTGGGCCAAGGGCGCCGAGGGGCGGTGGAACCTGGACCTGGGCGGTGTGGACCCGCTGCTGACCTTCCACCACCACGGCGACGGCGCCACCGCCGGACAGGGCGTCGAGGTGGTCCTGCCCCGGTTCGACGAACCCGGTGCGACCGTGACCCGGGGCGTGCCCGTGCGCGAGCTCGGCGGGCGCCCGGTGACCACGGTGTACGACCTGCTCCTCGCCCAGTACGCGGTGGCCCGGCCCGGCCTGCGCGGCAGCTGGCCCACCGGCTACGACGACGCCACCGAGCCCTGCACCCCCGCGTGGCAGGAGGCGGTCACCTCCGTACCGGCCGGGGCTGCGGTGCGCACCGCGCGGGAGTTCGCGCGCACCGCCGAGCAGACCCGGGGCCGCTGCATGATCGTGATGGGGGCGGGCACCAACCACTGGTTCCACTCGGACACCATCTACCGCTCCTTCCTGTCGCTGCTCCTGCTCACCGGCTGCCAGGGGGTGAACGGCGGCGGCTGGGCGCACTACGTCGGCCAGGAGAAGGTGCGCCCCTACACCGGCTGGCAGCAGCTCGCCTCGGCGGCGGACTGGGTGCGGCCCTCGCGGCAGATGGCGGGCACACCGTACTGGTACCTCCACACCGACCAGTGGCGCTACGAGTCGTACGCCGCCGACGCGCTCGCCTCGCCCACCGCGCGCGGCACCTTCGGCGGGCGGCACACCGCCGACCTGGTGACCCAGTCCATGCGGCTCGGCTGGATGCCCTCCTACCCCACCTTCAGCGCCAACCCGCTCGACCTGGGACGGCAAGTGCGCGAGAGCGGGCGGGAACCGGCCGACTGGGTGGCCGCGCGGCTGGCCTCGGGAGAGCTCGACTTCGCGGCCGAGGCGCCGGACGCCCCGCGCAACTGGCCACGGGTGCTCACCGTGTGGCGGGCCAATCTCATCGGCTCCTCCGCCAAGGGCAACGAGTACTTCCTGCGCCATCTGCTCGGCGCCCAGGACAACGCGCGCGCCCGGGAGGCGCCGCGCGACAAGCGGCCACGGGCGCTGGAGTGGGAGGAGGAAGCCCCCCGGGGCAAGCTCGACCTGCTGCTCACCCTGGACTTCCGGATGACCTCCACGACGCTCTTCTCCGACCTCGTGCTGCCGGCCGCCACCTGGTACGAGAAGCACGACCTGTCCAGCACGGACATGCACCCCTTCGTGCACGCCTTCACCCCGGCGATCAACCCGCCCTGGCAGGCCCGGACCGACTTCGAGATCTTCCACGGCCTGGCCCGCAAGGTGAGCGAACTGGCCGAGGGCCGCCTCGGCGTGGCGCACGACCTGGTGGCGACGGCGCTGCAGCACGACACGGAGGGCGAGACGGCCCAGCCGGGCGGGCGCGTCACCGACTGGCGCGACGGGCGCACCGCCCCCGAACCCGGCCGCACCGCCCCCGCGGTGACGCTCGTCGAGCGCGACTACACCGCCGTCGCGGACCGGCTCGCCGCGTTCGGCCCGCTGGCCGAGGAGCACGGCATGACGGTCAAGGGCCTGACCGTCAACCCGGGCCCCGAGGGGCACTGGCTGGCCGCCCGCTGCGGCACCGCCACCCGGGGCGCCGCCCTCGGCCGCCCGCTCCTGGACACCGACGTCAAGATGTGCGAGGCGATCCTCGCGCTCTCCGGCACCACCAACGGGCGTCTGGCGGCCGAGGGCTTCGACCGGCTGGCCGACCGGGTGGGCGAAGGCGCGGGGCTCGCGGAGCTGGCCGCGTCGGTGGCCGAACGCCGGGTGGTGTTCTCCGACACCCAGGAGCGCCCCGTGCAGGTCGGAGCCAGCTTCGAGTGGTCGGGCAAGGAGGCGCCCGACCGCCGGTACTACCCCTTCACCATCAACACCGAGCACAACAAGCCCTGGCACACCCTCACCGGACGCCAGCACTTCTACCTCGACCACGACTGGATGGCCGAACTGGGCGAGCAACTCCCGCTCTACCGGCCACCGTTGAACCTGGACGAACTCGGTGAACCCCTCGGGCCGCAGGAGCCCGGCGAGGGCCGCGCGGTGACGGTCCGCTACCTCACCCCGCACTCGAAGTGGTCCATCCACTCCGAGTACCAGGAGAACCTGCTGATGCAGACGCTGGCCCGGGGCGGCCCGGTGATCTGGATGAGCCCGCAGGACGCCGAGGCCATCGGCGCCGCCGACAACGACTGGGTGGAAGCCGTCAACGCCAACGGCGTGGTGGTGGCCCGGGCGGTCGTCTCCCACCGCATGCCGCGCGGCACCGTGTTCATGTACCACGTGCAGGAACGGCTGGTGAACGTCCCCAAGGCGGAGACCGGCGGGCGGCGCGGCGGCGTCCACAACTCGCTGACCCGCCTCCTGATCAAACCGACCCATCTGATCGGCGGCTACGGCCAGTTGTCGTTCGCCCCCAACTACTACGGCCCGACCGGAAACCAGCGCGACGCCGTGACGACGATCCGGCGCCGCTCGCAGAACGTGGAGTACTGA
- the abc-f gene encoding ribosomal protection-like ABC-F family protein produces MTRGDTQLVLSDVTKRYDDRVVLDRVSLTVRPGEKVGVVGDNGSGKSTLLRLIAGREAPDNGVVTLRAPGGVGYLAQTLDLPGTARVGDAVDLALAELRDLERRLRAAAGTDLDQYARLLEEYEVRGGHDADRRVDTLLHRLGERAVLDRDRRLGTLSGGQRSRLALAATLAAEPELLLLDEPTNDLDDAAVAWLEERLKAHRGTLVAVTHDRVFLDRVTTAVLEMDRDRRTVRRYGDGYAGYLTGKAAERARWEREHEQWRAEVARHSALADSHIDRLSAIPRKGPWAFSGAGAFRARSRSHGAMSRIRSAREQLHRLTERPVPPPPQPLRFSAHLEGSGGAVELDGVTVEGRLSVDRLTIAPGERILVTGANGAGKSTLLQVLAGELAADSGRVRRPARVGSLRQDVAPATDPRTLREVYGVERAAELLEFGLFTAADLVTPVAALSAGQRRRLELARLVREPVDLLLLDEPTNHLAPALVEEVERALVPYAGAIVVVTHDRRLRDRFPGRRLELGAGGLREAGTRRPQGRPEAMKCHG; encoded by the coding sequence TTGACCCGTGGTGATACCCAGCTCGTCCTGTCCGACGTCACCAAGCGCTATGACGACCGCGTCGTGCTCGACCGCGTCTCCCTCACCGTCCGGCCCGGCGAGAAGGTGGGCGTCGTCGGTGACAACGGCTCCGGGAAGTCCACCCTGCTGCGGCTGATCGCCGGGCGGGAGGCGCCGGACAACGGAGTCGTCACCCTCCGCGCCCCCGGCGGCGTCGGCTACCTCGCGCAGACCCTCGATCTGCCCGGCACCGCCCGCGTCGGTGACGCCGTCGACCTGGCCCTCGCCGAACTGCGGGACCTGGAGCGGCGTCTGCGCGCCGCCGCCGGGACCGACCTCGACCAGTACGCGCGCCTGCTGGAGGAGTACGAGGTGCGCGGCGGCCACGACGCCGACCGCCGCGTCGACACCCTTCTGCACCGGCTCGGCGAACGGGCCGTGCTCGACCGCGACCGCCGCCTGGGCACCCTCTCCGGCGGTCAGCGCTCCCGGCTCGCCCTCGCCGCGACCCTCGCCGCCGAACCGGAGCTGCTGCTGCTCGACGAGCCGACCAACGACCTCGACGACGCGGCGGTGGCCTGGCTGGAGGAGCGGCTGAAGGCCCACCGGGGCACGCTCGTGGCCGTCACCCACGACCGGGTCTTCCTCGACCGGGTCACCACCGCGGTCCTGGAGATGGACCGGGACCGGCGCACGGTGCGCCGCTACGGCGACGGCTACGCCGGATACCTGACCGGCAAGGCCGCCGAACGCGCCCGCTGGGAGCGGGAGCACGAGCAGTGGCGCGCGGAGGTCGCGCGGCACTCGGCGCTCGCCGACTCCCACATCGACCGGCTCTCCGCCATTCCCCGCAAGGGGCCGTGGGCCTTCAGCGGTGCGGGCGCGTTCCGTGCGCGGTCGCGCTCGCACGGTGCGATGAGCAGGATCCGGTCGGCGCGGGAACAACTGCACCGGCTGACTGAGCGACCGGTTCCGCCGCCCCCGCAACCCCTGCGCTTCTCGGCGCACCTCGAAGGGAGCGGGGGAGCGGTGGAGTTGGACGGTGTGACCGTCGAGGGCCGGCTGTCCGTCGACCGGCTGACGATCGCTCCGGGCGAGCGGATCCTGGTCACCGGGGCGAACGGCGCGGGCAAGTCGACGCTGCTCCAGGTGCTCGCCGGTGAACTCGCCGCCGACTCCGGCAGGGTGCGCCGCCCGGCCCGCGTCGGATCGCTGCGCCAGGACGTCGCTCCCGCGACGGACCCGCGCACCCTGCGCGAGGTGTACGGGGTGGAGCGCGCGGCCGAACTCCTGGAGTTCGGGCTGTTCACCGCGGCCGATCTGGTGACACCGGTGGCCGCCCTGTCGGCGGGCCAGCGCCGCAGGCTCGAACTGGCGCGGCTGGTGCGGGAGCCGGTCGACCTCCTGCTGCTCGACGAGCCCACCAACCATCTGGCTCCGGCGCTGGTGGAGGAGGTGGAGCGGGCCCTGGTCCCGTACGCGGGAGCGATCGTCGTCGTCACCCACGACCGCAGGCTGCGCGACCGGTTTCCCGGCAGGCGGCTGGAACTGGGCGCGGGCGGGTTGCGGGAGGCCGGTACGAGGCGGCCACAGGGGCGTCCGGAAGCCATGAAATGCCATGGCTGA